The Miscanthus floridulus cultivar M001 chromosome 6, ASM1932011v1, whole genome shotgun sequence genomic interval gttcATATGGGGACATTACTATGGaaagacaccaacagaggatgctttccatAGTAACCGGGTTCTACTTGGCCTACAGACAGgatgtggactacaaaggactcaatgagacTATATAGTCACCCTCGCGATCTACCACTAGTcaggaatgtagggtgcatccacgagtAATCAgaatctaagcaccacgcttatacccacaattactactttaacctagggcctatagattaaagcactcaatagattgaaccgcccctacaatgtGCTCTAAGTCCAGTGAGAAAACAACCCGGCCCCCGCGTCGCTCTCCCGAGCGAATTGGGCGGTGCATCCCTCCCCGTCATCGGAGGCCGCCCTGCCCGGCCCCTCACCCTCACCACCGCTAGAGCAGGGTGCTGAAAGACCTTGCAGCCGCAAGGATGGCGGCGGTGAGGCCACTCTCTTTCTCCTCTCTCTTTCCCTACAGGTGGTGGCCATAGTGCGATGGCTGGTGGTAGCTTGCTCTGGTGACCCATGGTGCCCCGTTCGCTGGATCTGGTGGCCCTTTGGCTGGATCTAACGGGGCCCAAGGTGGCAACCAGTGGTGGCATGAGGATGGTGGTGGACGGGCGCAACGGGCCTGGGCGGCCACCTACGTGGCATTGGCCGGCGTGGGCCAAGCTGTGCGTATGCTCCAGCGATGTCTCTGGCCTACCCCGCAACATCACCAATGTCGTGTCCCTCGCTGCGGCTATTGAGCCCTAGTCATTGCCACTGGGTGATATGACAGCGGCGGTGGCTCCAGGTTCGGTGCCCTGGTGGCCTGATCAGACACTCCTGGGGGCTAGATCGGTGCTCTGGAGGTGGCAGTGCTGGCGATAGGGATGGAGACCAGCATTGGCTTCGGGGACTATTGGTATATTTTAGACATATatagataaatctgcaagcaCACGGATACCACTATGGTTTTCatccggaagtattccaagtatcgtatccatagggaaacatgtgattttaactatagtctaacttaactaggagtagcaacaagactaaggataaacaggagcatagagaggactactaaggttctctagttttaacttgggtaagctatatCTTCTACTGTTCATATGGGGATATTACAAAGGAAAGACACCAATAGAGGATGCTTTCTATAGTACCCgagtcctacttggcctacagacAGGAGGTGAACTATAGAGGACTCAATGAGGCTATATAGTCACTCTCGTGATCTACCACCAGTtaggaatgtagggtgcatccacgagtaaccagagtctaagcaccacgcttataccCACAATTACTACTTGAACATAGggcctatagattaaagcactcaataGAGTcacgaacctgatgaacaatataaatacgatacttacttgaatcagaagttgattaccagagatgtctcgaaagcaagctcaagtagaacttgattccaccaaggtacaagccgtagagagatcACTGACAGACTgtcacttcctccaaactcttccctcactctctatctcactatttctaattacAAAGACTAGATCCTTTCTTGGAGGActgatcttctcttgattgctggctctgatcctgatgatgaGGATATGAATAATGATTTCAGGATGGCTTTGCTAGAGAAGGTACAGGGACGTGTATATAGGGGGCAACATCAAatctagaccctcggatcaaactaacCTTGAGCAAcggtgtagatttgatctttaaggctGCGGAGAACCGACATCCAAAGGAGGGACTGACCTGTAGGACCCACAGGCCGgtcggcctacaggtggggctagccagcccaCATGGCAGTGACTTGCTAAGGGTcacggtggtttgccttctggagtgttctagagtctttcTAAGTCAGTTTCGTCGTGGATAAACGTGATTAAATCTGATGATTTGGTCCACCTTGAtgattttctgaataaaccctgccgaaaacacagattcaccaaaactcatggaatttgttagtttaaacccctaaacctatgtttggtgatggaattaagtatatatgtagaataagttgacggtttatgattgatgaTAACGACCGTCAATAGGGATGGCGGTTGGCTCCGTCTTCAGCGATGGTAGCTGGCAGTGGGAGCGGGGTTGGCTTTACCGATGGGGTTGCAGCTAGCGCAGCAAGTATGGGCCACTGCTGTGCATAGGGTTGAGGTGGTATGGCGAAAGTTGTGTCCATTTGACCAATGGCGGTAATGCCTTCGAGTGTCGTATTCTTCGTTGGAAGCGTTCATCGATCGGCCCTCTCCTCTTTGCGTGGCATGCTCTTTCTGGGTGTAAAACCTTGACCTTCTGGTTAGGGGACGGTGGCGATATTGGCGTCAcatccctccttggaggcgtcATTATGGAAGCTCGTGCGTGTCAGTCTATGGAGACCAGCACCGTCGTGGCGAGGAAGGTGGAGGCCTAGCTGAGGATTCAAGTTCTAGTGTCCAATGTGGTGGATGGTGGTCGGGAGGAGGGCGTTTGCACGGCGACTGGAGGGTTTCACATCTGTTTGGCAGTTTGGCGAGTTGCAACCACGAAGATGGCGTGGATGCCGACATGGGAGGTGACCACGGAGTTGGCGAGGAGACCGACGTGGGAGGTGGTGCCTAGTAGACTTGCGTTGTCGAGGTTATCTGCGTCGTGTGGCGGCGAGCGATCCCGCTCAGCGGCGGCTATTTTGGTGTAAGGAGGCTTCTGACCGACGACCGAAGGACATGTGTGGTACTTCTACATTCGATGAGACAGCTAGGCTACTAGAAGCTGTGGTGTGCGCGCGTGGATCTCGGTGGGTGGGGTCGGCTTGGTGTGCACCTGAGGTAGCTCCTCTCACGTCAGTTTGGCAGCTTGTAGCGCCCTGCGGCGAGTAGCATGCTTTGCAGTGGCTACTCTAGTGTGGGACAACGTCTTCAGTGACGGCGCAAGCGGATCTGATCGTAGAAGGGCTACATGGCTTGCAGCGGAATACAGTGGTTAGCCCTGCTTAGTAGCGGGCTACTCGGTGTGGGACATCGACGACAATGACGATGCAAGCGGTGACGACAGCATTTTTGCCTTGACGGCTTTGTCTTTCAGGGGATGGTGGTGTAGTGTAGCGACCAGTTCATGATGGTTTCGTGGCAGTGAAGCGTGTGTTCTTTGTTGAGTTGCGGCTCGTGTTGATGTCCCATTCTGATCGGCCAGAGTTATTTTTTTCTACTTCTTTGAGTTGGGGTTTTGGTGTGGTATGTGTTTATTTTGCTTGGGCTTCATCTGCTTTTTAATATAATCGACAACTCTCCTGTCTGATTCATTTTTTAAAAAACAAATGGTTTCAAAAACGAGCATTTGTAAGGGTTGCTAGTATtatcagccgctcctacaaatgatcatatttataggggcggctgcatCTAGAGGCGCCCCTTAAAAATGGACGCCAAATTGTAAAAATTAagttctaaaatttgaatttttcaaacaacattggattgagaaatgaccaaaacaaaagttgtaaatctggaaaagttatagaactttgtagtttacaactttttcatttgaaatcattgtcacataaaactacgtttgaatttctcaaatttaaaatttgaatttttcaaacgacctcataaggagaaacaaccaaaacaaaagttgtatatctcaaaaagttatacaacttggTTGTTGACAAAtatttcatttgaaattattttgtcaaggaaaattacgtttgaatttctcacatttaaaattcaaattttcaaatgacctcgaatggagaaacagcaaaaaccaaagttgtagatctcgaaaagttatacaactttattgttgacaacttttttatttgaaatcatctagttGAGGATAATTACGTCTAGATTTTcaacatttgaaattcaaattattcaaatgacctcggatggagaaacaacaaaaacaaaagttgtagatctcgaaaagttatgcaactttgtagttgaccactttttcatTTGATTTCGTCTAGAGTCCCAAACACTCTTTAAATTTGATTGAGCATAATATGAGTAGAAGTAATATCTTATATGGACATAAGTGTGTGTGGTGCAGTGGTAAACTCCGGTGGCCACGAAATGCGTGTTTTTTTGTATGAAAAATCGCTTGACTTGTGTTTTCTAGGTGTAAATTGGGCTAAGCATGCACTAGTAGGCCTAATCCAATGGTACCGCCGGATCCAAATAAGATTTACCGACCGACTGTCTAATGGAaaaccaaaataaaaaaataccGACCAATCTTCGGATGAGAAAATAAGACATTGCGACCAACCGTCTGTTAGTAAGTTATACCGACTGATAGTCCAGCTACATTTTGATACTTTTACCAATCATGTCTGATGTTAATTTTGGGCTGTGGTACAGTGGACAGTGGTCCCAGAATTTTCGAACGGATGAAGTAATATATATCTCTTGCTATCGATCGATACTGAGCTACATTCTAGCTCAATAATGCCATTAGTATTATTATCTGAAAAAAGCTCAGTGATGTCATGAATTCCCTGCAAGGTACAAGACAGTGTTCCAGGTGTCTGGGACGCCAGCGACGCACCAGTGGGTGCAGTCACGGCCGAGGCTGTCGCCGTTGTATTTGGTGGTGTGGCCGTCCTTCCTCAGTTCCGACATGAAGGTGATGTCGAGCAGGTGCACCGGCTTCGCCATGCCCGCCAGGGTCCTTCTCACGATCGCGTCTTGCGGGTTGGGCTGGCCGTGGTACGCCGCGGCGTTGTTTAGCGGCTGCGTCTCCCCAATGCACGTCTTACCCGGCGGCGCTCCCCATTCTTGGCTACTGCAAGGTAGTCACGCCATGTTAGCTCATGCCACACTCGCAGCCTCAAGTGTTGCGAATTGTGCAACCTCTATGTATATAAAAATTTTCTAAAATTGAATGTAAACTCTTGAGTGGAGGGAGTAATTTTATCTGGTAAATATACGGTCTAGTATTTGCTATAGCACGGTGTGTGCAGAAAATTCTTTTTCTTACTCGAGGTGATTGGGCGAGTATCCCTGGAAgaagactcttgtactggtctgGGCGAGGTTGGCGTCGACCCATCTAGCCCACGTTTGCAGGCCCTTGGTGAAGGCCTGGGTCCGGTCCATGTCCTGCACGACCGTGTTGCCGTCCTGGATGTAATCCCAACTGCACCAAATTAAACAAAATAATACACACACAAAGTGCGAGTTCAGAAGTGGAGGGACGGACAATGGGGCAAGAAACCAAGCCAAGGAGAACGATGGAGCGAGCTGTCACCTCTTGCGCCACCACCAACGCCACGAGCCAAAGACGAGCACGTCGGCGCCGAGCCACGCGCGGCCTTCGTCCATTCCGTCGAGCTTCAGGACGGTACGCCCGGCTGTGTCGTTGGCGAGGTCGACCAGGTAATGCGACAAGAAGTACACCAGAGTCACACCGTAGTCCTGCAAGAGTCGTCTATCATTCGTCATCTGATGATACAGTTGTCTACTTCACATGATTTTCAACTCTAAATAAACAATTCGTTTTAAATTTATTATCACAGCTGAATTAGAATCCGACAACTCATATTCACCTGAGCACCCTTGATGGATCTCATCGACGTCCCTTGGTGGGGGGATAACGATGAGATCCATCAACGCAATATCGTGTTAACTAAGGTGTAATCTAGCTATATATAGAGATAATGCTACAACTTTGATACCTCACAATGACAAGAGACATTGATGGGATCCATCAATATATGCAAAGCGATATGTTGAAGTGAAGTGTACAAGACGATATAAAGTATTATATCAAGCTTAGTCCCATGTATATAGCTGGTGGTCAGGGCGTTAACTAACCAACAGAGAGAGGTATAACAAGCACTCATGGTGGAACAAATAATGCTGATGGCAAGAAATAGTAATGAAGCCATTAACTTTAGAGTAGGAAGACAGTAAAAAACACATAAGAAAAGAAAGCTAAGTTGCATAAAATTGATGGATATACTAGTCCTGCAATTGTGCTGATCACTTTTTTTTAGTTGTTTTAAACAACACGTACATACATGCTACTTTTATAAATTATATATATTAACCATTGCAAGGCACGGCTACGCTATAGTAGGTCCTATTTGGATTCATAGAGATAATAGTTAGCTGCTAATAATTAGCTCCTTCGATTTAAACATGTCTAATTAATAgtttagctaat includes:
- the LOC136460548 gene encoding protein trichome birefringence-like 38, which translates into the protein MKRRDLLLATILVLAAACTATAAGKKTAIRRKHEQLQPQAAGGSSSCDVYRGSWVVDESYPLYDAASCPFVRKEFDCRRMGRPDTMYLKYRWHPNPPCSLPRFDGVKLLNMWRGKKVMFVGDSLVVNQYESLLCMLHAAAPGARTNQSWASGENPSITVRFEDYGVTLVYFLSHYLVDLANDTAGRTVLKLDGMDEGRAWLGADVLVFGSWRWWWRKSWDYIQDGNTVVQDMDRTQAFTKGLQTWARWVDANLAQTSTRVFFQGYSPNHLDSQEWGAPPGKTCIGETQPLNNAAAYHGQPNPQDAIVRRTLAGMAKPVHLLDITFMSELRKDGHTTKYNGDSLGRDCTHWCVAGVPDTWNTVLYLAGNS